The following nucleotide sequence is from Salvia miltiorrhiza cultivar Shanhuang (shh) chromosome 7, IMPLAD_Smil_shh, whole genome shotgun sequence.
AATTGGAGCagaatattattttcattttcaacgCTTTGTTCcatcataaaaaaaacaaaaaaccttTTAAATTAGTCTATTTTTGATGGATAGGTGAAATTCATAGTAATTAATGTAAAACAAATACGGTTCATAACTatcacaaattttatttgatattagatagtttattattattattattttgtatttcaatatattttaaatttttattaacaTCATTTGAATTAACAtaaaaaagatttaaaaaaatagtgtaaGTATAAATAAATGTGCATCAGCTTTTTATATCCATAAATAGCATAATACATATGTATCACTAaatgtaaaaactaaaattacaaagaagaaagaaagaaaaggatAGAAGAACACTGTAATTTACAATGCAATTTTAGAACTGGATTGGAGTCAGCCAACTCAGCAGAAAAGCGCTCAACGCTAATATGACTTGTGCACTGGAAATGGTCTTACAATCTTACATGTGATTTTAAGATACTGTGcattttttttacattattGTATGTATGCCTAGAACCAAATCTGACAATATATTTGAAATGTTTAAAAACTTGAGAataaaattaatgtttttgaaatatGTTACAAACAAAATTTGGAATTtgtcttctcaaaaaaaaaaaattggaatttgtttataattttcaaaatccCACTATTGTGACGTTTTACAATGAATAGTGTAGTGTAGTAAGTTACACCAATTCGATTTTGGGCTAGGATGAGCAATAACATTTTTggtccatcatgaaaaatatgttAAGCTCTAGTTTTGAAGTCGAGTTGGGTTTGTAGAAGTCGGTAGATTTTGAAGCTAGAGCAAATTTTCCTTTCGTTCGGTAGGCTGATATACTTTAATACCTCCATACTTGATACACCACCATTACAACCAAGATTAACCTAATGATGCTCCTTAGTTGTCATTTTATAGTTTTACTCGATCAACACATTAAATCACACGAATAAAGATTTATACAATATATTTGgattatatttgaattttgattggTTGGGGATGAGATGGGTGGTGTACAAACTGATTTTACAACTTGATTTGGGCTTAAAAGAGATTTATTTGTTTATCGAGTTAGTGTTGGAGCTGTCTTTAGTCGTAGAAACGAGTTGAATTTTGGTGGTCATGTTTCTTGTTTCTTCAATTCATACAATTATGATGATCAAACATGAAACGCCAACTCAACCATTTTCTCCATTAATGCTTCATTTGCCCGAAACAGATCTAAAAGTGACCAAACCTACTCCTAAGTAAGCATACCCATTTTGATTAAAATGAAGGAAACAAAGATCAAAACAAACCAATTTTAGATGCGTGCCTTTCTTCAAATCAACGACACAGATGCCATTCATATGATGAAAtgttttctctaattaaatatgCCATtcaactttttctttttgtgaatCCATACTTCGCAAAGCAATCCTATCATCCTTCAGAAGCAACAagaatacacatatatatataaaagaatatGAATCATCCTCGACTACAAAGAATACAAGAAATAACCCCTACATACAAATATAAATCCGTAAAAGAAGATTCACAAATGACCAAAAAAAATCAGAGTCGAGTTCTAACCTCAATTGAAATGTAAGAAAAGTTACAAGGAATCAAAGCAGCCCAAACAATACGAATACCCCGAGCAATATTAGCCATATGATGTGAACCAATAGAAGAGCCTGCCCCGCGGGGCCCGACCCGCCATTGCGGACCTCACAATACCCGAATTTCTTCACACGCGCTCCTGCACAATGGGCCTCTGCGCAGCCACACCAATAGGTCACGCCGTCCACCCCGCAAACCGGGTCGGGCCGGAAGCATTTTACGGGACACATATCCGGTTCTGAATTCAACGGGCAGAGGTCATTTTCTGGCTGATCAGACGGCAGCTTCAGCAGATTAGAGTCGGATCGGGCGGCGGGGAGGAGAAGGGCGGTGAGGAAAACGGCGAGGATGAAAATTGAAGGCGGTTTGCCGGTGAATAAGCGCATTTCGGCGACCTTTGAATGGACGACCTGAAGATCGCCTCTCGACGGTTCCTGGATCGagctatttctctctctctcttgccgcAAGAAATTTCAAATTCTAGGGTTTCTTTTATTCGTGGATTCCGATTTGGggtttcctttttctttttcctggTTGTTGGACAGTTGGACAGACTGATtcctttcttctctttttcgcGTAAAAATTGTAGGTAatttcaagagagagagagttataGACTTTCCCCTCGGATTAGGTAGCTGTTGTTTACTAACCTTATCTATATTTTTATGCAATTTCATATCACAACAAATCAGGCAAGTACCATTATTGCATTATTTAGTGATAAATTTCCTGCAAATATAATATAAGTGCGGATAATTTAATTTAGATCATAATATTTTCACCATATAAAACGGTAGtttacaaaataaatttctCTTAAATCTTTTCCgttttattaataaaatgtgaTGTTGTGCTGGTTAGTGATTATTTTCTGCTTCCAACCTGGTATTGCTAGCCTactgtatatattatatacacaTGTAAAACTCCCAACAATTCTCAATCATATGCTACTACATTTTCCCCCCTACAAAACGCGAATTAGTTACTAATCTTGTGTTGGTTCACTTTTATTCCAATCAAAAGGATTAATGATTCAGTTGACTAATCGGAATAACTCAAATCAACCTGACTAATTCAATATAATGTTGTTTTACTTTTCCTACAAAAGAATCTTGAAGTTAAATATTTCATTTCACATTTGAAAaagaattatgaaaaaataattcataatttattttagcccatctatacacacatatatataatattcaaatatttaattaggtatctacgaatatcgaatcgaatcaaatatcataatttcatgTTTATATTTGAATACTAATCGAGTCGAATCAAAGATTTATATTCgaatacgaatatcaaaatttcgaatcgaacaaaaatatttgattagtTTACAACCTTACTTGATGATATCATATGAATATTTGTGTGGCACGTAAATATTCACATGAAAAATTAACGAACTCTATATAAACTATAAATCAAgcgaaaagaaaataattagaaGCTAATAAATTTTGTATTTAACAGCAAACAAACCTTTTgggatattaattcatttacATTTTAACATGTGAAGTTCCATTCACacgttcttcttcttcatttgaGATCCCTTACACACattcaaaaacaaaattaaaataaaacaaataagcttttattttattttattttattttctaaaccaTCAACTCTATGTACTATGCCATTATTATTTGAATATTCGGCCGTAACATTTATAAGTATATAGGAAAGCATGGCATAtcataatatcaaataatatctaggaaaaaattaaatagatacaTTCTCCATTTACACGACAATTACAACCTAATCTTAAAAGTATCAAAACCTATATCTATAGTAAACTTGTAAATAAGGAGCAGTAAATTGGAAATATCTACCACTTCAATAAAATGAAGATCCTATATTAAAAAGAGGAGGTCTGCACCGGAGAATTTGTGTATTAAAAAACCAAATAAGTTTTGCATGCTGAAAACATACCAAACATTATGTACAAAACAATGCGAAATAATCAAAGATTGTGATCCTCCCATTATACATCATTGTGtacaaaaatatcatatttcaaGATGACAGCAGCTATAAATAAAGCCATAGACTAGAAATTGTTGTTGTAACCTGGCAGAAGAAAAAAGCCAAATAATTGTCTTGTAACGGTCATAACTAACCTGTAAACAAGGCCTCGAAGAATATGCCAACTGCCAACTAAATTTAAGGAGTGGCTGCCAACGATAAAAATAAGGTCAACACAAACACAGCTCTACATAATCCCTTCACCACTGCCCATTACTCATATCGGAGAAGACGAGGGAAAATAGCTAGGGGATACATAAACAAAAATCACTGTGTGAAATTTCGGATCATCTCAGCTCTCAGAGCTCGCTCGCTCGCCTAAACATGGGAGGCTGCGCGAGCAAACCTAAGGACTTGAGCACTAGGAAGCTGCCTTCTCCCGCTGTCAGGAAGCCACACGCCCCGCCTGAGCTACCTGTTGAGTCGCCACCGGCACAAGTAAGCATCTCTTCAATTGTGAATATGAGATCTAGTTGTTGTTGTTAACTGATTGATGTATGGATTGTTTCAGGAGAAGAAAGGTGGAAACGAGGACAAGGAAGAAGCTTCTGAGGCAGCTCCGCCCAAGGTGAAGGAGCCGGAAACTAGTGATCAGGTGGAGGTGGTGAAGCCAACGGAAGCTGAAGTTGAGGCAAAGGAGGTAACACAGGTAAAGGAGGAGAAAGAAGAGGTAGAAGCACCCaaggagaaggaagaagaaactATTGTGCAAGAGGAGAAGAAACAAGAGGTTGTAGTGGTACCAAAGCAGGAGGTAGCAGCATAATCTTGTACCTAAAGGAGGCTAAGAAACAAGCAGCTATTATATCTGATGAGGATGATTAGTTAACCACCATTATATATATTCCATAAGTTTCTAGCAATAGAGATGTAACCTAATTTCACATGTGTGAAGCGTCACGGATTTTGTTCAACACATTCCACTACACTTTCCTAGGATCACAATTCACAAGCCATCTTCAAACTTTAAACAATCAAACTCCTTTCTTTAACTTTACTTCCCCTTATATTTTAGTAGAATTTAATTAACTATACAAAAATTACTTGTTGTCTGTTACCTCGAATATTACCCAAccaacaataaaaatttggcTATATCAGAATCGAAATCGATTTCCTTTCATATCaaattacaaaatacaaatttgaCAGGATTTTCAAATATAGATCTTCAGACTTTGCagtgaagaaaaaggaaatggcaAACTTCTGCAATATGTTTATGAAGAACTAACTTCTAAAACAATAACATGAGGGTCGTGTTCTCTACTTTTTTCTGTGTTCTGAATCTCCCCGTTGCGAGCCAACTCATAAATACTGATCTTGAAAGATCTCAAATCTATGGGAAACCAATTCTTCGATAGGACTATCTTATGTTGAAAGTAGAACTGTTAGTCCAACTTcattagatatcatatcaagatATATCATTCCCAGATTAAGGCAATATTCAAGCACAAATTTTGAGACCACGATTGCCACAATAAATGTGTTTTCCAGAGTCAAAATTGGAAAACACAAAGGAATCCAGTGTAATTGCCATTACCACTAGCACAAACCAAATATGGATTAGTTAAGCAATTCGCATGATgcaaaattgtgaattcatcttCAACTATGTCTATAAGGACTCCCAGAATGGGAGTGACTAGAAAACAAGAATCGTGTCAAAAACCAAAATCACTAAAACACAATTGACCTAATTTTCCTCCACAGCAATGGCGCCCTTCTCGCTCACATAGATACCGTCAAGGAACTTACGGATGTCCTTGTTCTTCACATGGCATTTCTGTCCCAATGAATACAAGCATAAGTAAGATGTAAAGCTCGGCTCGCTCTAAGTcatatttagttatttatgtAGATAGTAAACTCACACATCATTAGACAAATACATAATCAGGGAACTATCTTTTACCTGGTTTATCAAAGCACATGATCTAGACACGAGCTCAATGTCATTGCCCTCCAAAACAAGTTCATCCTTAACCTTCTCAGACCGCACAATCGTAACCCCTTCAAGCATGTCAACCTTCCTCACCTATTACAATCAACAATCACATGATCATGATTCGTGATCAATCTCATCCATTTACAAGAAGCTTGCACTATGTTATGTTATAGCAAGTGTAGAAACCAACATCAAAAAATTGACCAGTAAATTCATTCCAGACCATAATAAACactaatattaaataaagatcTTCCAAAATTAATTCTCTGAGACACAGCATATCCGTTATACAATATCTTATTTGCAACTCATCCTTCAATAAGCAAACTCTACAATGTCAACATTACAAGCAATTCAATGTCCTTTTACAATATCTATTGCTTATATGAAGCTATTTAACAAATTGCAATCCAGAAAACACCATGACTCAAACCACCTATGCAACATTACAGTTAAAGGCATATTGCTACAAGTTTTAACAACTTCTGGCTACATTTCAACGTATAGAGTCAAAAAGGAGCCGCACAAagtaaacaaacaaaaaaaaaaaaaacaattttatttgtaaaaaaaagagaggaaaatGTACCTTCTTCTCGCCAAGGAAATTTCGGATTTCAATTGCAGTGCCGAGACCAGTTATTGAGGCGTTGATTGGGAAGTGAGCATACACAAAGCGCATCTTGTAACGGTAACCTTGGGTAACGCCGTTGATCAAATTCTGCACGTGGCTGAGAGCCGTGCGGATGGCGGCGGTGGTTTTTCGGCTGCCAAACCAAGCATCGATCTTGAGCTTCTTCTTTCCGGTAGCCTCGTCGGTGGTGAGCTGGAAATCGAGGTTCAAATGCTTGAAATTGCGGGAGAGTTTTCCCCTGGGGCCTTCGACCTCGATCACTTTGGCTTTCACCTTAATCTTCACGTCGTCTGGGATATCCATGGAGTCGGATGACAGAATCGTCTTCATCCTTGCTGCgttcctctatctctctctctgaaGTAGACAGAAAATGGGAGAGAGTGAAGGAGGAAAAACCCTAGTTAGCAGTAGGAGACCACAAGCAGCCCAATTAATTTATTCTTCCAaaaagggtaattttaaacatagcccccaattttttcattataacctcttgtttaataaaataataaaaataattatgattgtaCTAATATACCCTCGTAGCcccatttaaaaatttataataaataaataggtttttaaaattaaatttcaaagaaCACTGTGTACAACCTCAAACTTTTTATAACCCCATCTCATATATTTCTAAAACTTTACGAACATAATGATGGAGAAGAAGACAAATACTTTTTCTTCGTCCAGAGAGAGAGCCGCTGCGCCACCGCATTGCCGCCGGCCAGAGACAGTTGGGCTCTAGCTGCCTGCATTGTCGGAGGAAATAGTCGATCTTACCCTTCCGGGCTCTGTTCTACTTGCCGTTTTAGGGGTATTCCTCTTTTGTCGCTATGGGTTCTTGAAAAAGATTGAGGAGAGTAAGCAGTCGGAGAAGAGAGataccaccgccgccgccgccaccgtcGTCAACGAGAGGGAATGCAGATCGAGGGACGGCGGCGATGACATCATCATTATGGGTGCTGGAGTGGCGTCGCCGTCGCTTACACTCTCGGAAAGGTTTCGCCTTTTTAGTGTGTGTTTCTTCTTTGAGTGGATATAGTTGGCACCTTTTACAGGTGTTAGTTTGATTTGAATTAGGAGTTTGTAGTTTATGAGATTTGGTGTTTTCAGTCCAGATTGTGTGAATGAAATCGACGCTCAGAGGGTATTCGGGTATGCTCTGTTCAAGGATTAATCAAGGAGGCTGGACTTTTGAGTTGCAAGGTGTGGAAATTGCCTCCCTGTTCACAGTTTTAACTGTTTGGTATATGAGAGTAGTTGACTTTTAATGTATTAGAGATTTATGTATGTGGCTAATATTACCAATTTACCACCTATCTAAACTCTTTCATCATCTATTCTTGTTTTGAATCTTTCTGGAATGAAGAACAggaagtaaatatatataacttcGTAAATAGATGTTCGGTGGAAAGCTTTCTATCAAAATATTGGACGAATTTTAGAGGATGGTAAGGATCCCATTGCAGAAGGGCAGATGAAGAAACCAAGTGCTCGTATCCAAAGTTATCATCTTTTTTCAAGAAAATCACTATATACCTTGGGTACACATGATGTATTTATAGATTCtgacctcttttttttttcttttttttttttactttgtgAATCTTGTGAAGCTCAATTAGAAGTTGTGAATGCTTTTGTGTTGTTGAGTTGATTTGTTCAAATAATATGTTGTTCCTCTTTTAATACAGACAGAAGACTTGAATATTCAAATCCTTCTCCTCATAAAATGATATAAAATCATATGCAGTGTTCAGTTCCTGTGTGTCATGACAAAAGTTGCAAAACAGGATACCAAACATTAAGAGATCACCACATGCTTATAAAATAGTTCAATATCAACTGAATTGTGCAGAAAGGATTTTCCATAATCAGTTAGATTATATCTTAGCAAGTTAGCAGTGTAATGGAGCTTGTTTATCTATAATTCTTTGGTCATATTCACGCAATTAAGTCAAAGCCACTAATGGAATCAAATTAAAATGTTTGCTTGTTTTGGGCACATTCCCAATGAGgcaaattaaaaatatgaaaagtaagGGGGGAGAAAGAGATTCAATCCTCCAAAATTccacaaaataaattgaagcaTTCACACAAACTTGGAGAATAAATTAACAATCAAATCGAAGAGACCAAATTCGTTGAGAACGCATAAATCGGACGAAAGCAGATTCAGATCCATAGAAATGTGAATACCCAAGCCTAATCATCGTCCCTAATTTCTCAGGTTTAAGCTACACATAGCTGAAATCACCGCAGTCTCCGTTGTGTTAACGGAAATAAAAGCAAATTGTGATCACGAGCTCAGAGAAGACAAGAAATAACAGCTGCTTTCACAATAGCGAGCGGAAGCATGCCCTGCTTTGTATGCACACCTTTAAATATGTGGTTCTCTCTCTAGATAACAATATTTATAATGGAATCAAATTAAAATGTTTGCTTGTTTTGGGCACATTCCCAATGAATGCAACGAAAATTATCGTCAAACCGCAATAtaaacttaattattttgacaGTCTTCTTCGAAGACTTCTTCGTGTGTTTTCTGCAACCTGCGTCTCACGTTCTTTAAGTTTTGTTGGGGGCTATACTAACGAAAATATTAGGgttatttatcagtatttttaatATGAGATCAGGAGGCTATATAATTTTATCTGTGAAAAATTGTAGGTAA
It contains:
- the LOC130993943 gene encoding uncharacterized protein LOC130993943 — encoded protein: MRLFTGKPPSIFILAVFLTALLLPAARSDSNLLKLPSDQPENDLCPLNSEPDMCPVKCFRPDPVCGVDGVTYWCGCAEAHCAGARVKKFGYCEVRNGGSGPAGQALLLVHIIWLILLGVFVLFGLL
- the LOC130993310 gene encoding uncharacterized protein LOC130993310, producing the protein MGGCASKPKDLSTRKLPSPAVRKPHAPPELPVESPPAQEKKGGNEDKEEASEAAPPKVKEPETSDQVEVVKPTEAEVEAKEVTQVKEEKEEVEAPKEKEEETIVQEEKKQEVVVVPKQEVAA
- the LOC130993306 gene encoding 60S ribosomal protein L9-2-like codes for the protein MKTILSSDSMDIPDDVKIKVKAKVIEVEGPRGKLSRNFKHLNLDFQLTTDEATGKKKLKIDAWFGSRKTTAAIRTALSHVQNLINGVTQGYRYKMRFVYAHFPINASITGLGTAIEIRNFLGEKKVRKVDMLEGVTIVRSEKVKDELVLEGNDIELVSRSCALINQKCHVKNKDIRKFLDGIYVSEKGAIAVEEN